A region from the Serinus canaria isolate serCan28SL12 chromosome 10, serCan2020, whole genome shotgun sequence genome encodes:
- the FES gene encoding tyrosine-protein kinase Fes/Fps isoform X4: MVSTGFPVPPQEPELHRVQTASAPAPAGRQQQPHNEDPTTNIGWKDCALTPWLDSGAMGFGPELWCPQGHSALLRLQDGELRLLELMKKWMSQRAKSDREYAGMLHHMFSQLEKQEGTWQLHGNHGGHIEKSWWVLVSRTETLSQTLRRHAEELAAGPLAKLSLLIRDKQQLRKAFSEQWQQLSQEYSRTTQQEMEKLKAQYRSLARDSAQAKRKYQEASKDKERDKAKEKYVRSLWKLHALHNQYVLAVQAATLHHQHHYQRVLPSLHQSLYGLQQEMVLVLKEILSEYCSISSLVQEDLLAMHQEIASAIQAIDPATEYSSFIQSHQYESEMPPTVSFDESLLEDTENLVPGELQLNELTLESVQHCLTSVEEELVAATEAVGIKEQQMQELKAEIHDEEQGRSPGERVHLLGRRQGLHEVRQQLEGCLCAQAKLQAQRDLLASKLAELGTRDPLPALPLPEDRQSVSSTEQERSGASALETLKNHITGIFSPKYSLPPPVPLIPDVQKPLCQQVWYHGAIPRSEVQELLTCSGDFLVRESQGKQEYVLSVLWDGQPRHFIIQAVSVSDHEQGGWLGWPCMGRCGFLPIATSWPPSLQNMFRLEGDSFPTIPLLIQHLLQSQQPITRKSGIVLARAVPKDKWVLNHEDVLLGERIGRGNFGEVFSGRLRADNSPVAVKSCRETLPPELKAKFLQEARILKQYRHPNIVRLIGVCTQKQPIYIVMELVQGGDFLTFLRSEGPHLRVKELVKMTENAAAGMEYLESKHCIHRDLAARNCLVTERNTLKISDFGMSREEEDGIYASTGGMKQIPVKWTAPEALNYALVLPHVPRPIQLRERCLELWDPAVGSLQPGRHPLCQPQQPADAGGSRAWFAAGPSRAVP, encoded by the exons ATGGTCAGCACTGGGTTTCCTGTTCCTCCCCAGGAGCCGGAGCTGCACCGGGTCCAGACCGCGTCAGCCCCGGCCCCAGCAGGAcgccagcagcagcctcacaaCGAAGACCCAACAACAAATATAGGCTGGAAGGACTGTGCCCTG ACCCCCTGGCTGGACAGTGGTGCCATGGGCTTTGGGCCGGAGCTGTGGTGCCCGCAGGGGCACAGTGCCCTGCTGCGGCTGCAGGATGGGGAGCTGCGCCTCCTGGAGCTGATGAAGAAGTGGATGTCACAGCGGGCCAAGAGCGACCGGGAGTATGCAGGGATGCTGCACCACATGttctcccagctggaaaagcaggagggcACTTGGCAGCTCCATGGCAACCATGGTGGTCACATTGAGAAG TCCTGGTGGGTGCTGGTGAGCCGGACAGAGACGCTGAGCCAGACCCTGCGGCGGCACGCAGAAGAGCTGGCAGCGGGGCcgctggccaagctgagcctgctcATCCGCGACAAGCAGCAGCTGCGCAAAGCCTTCAGcgagcagtggcagcagctcagccaggagtACAGCCGG ACGAcgcagcaggagatggagaagctgaaggcaCAGTACCGCAGCCTGGCCCGTGACAGCGCCCAGGCCAAGCGCAAGTACCAGGAGGCCAGCAAAG ACAAGGAGCGGGACAAGGCGAAGGAGAAGTATGTGCGCAGCCTCTGGAAGCTCCATGCCCTCCACAATCAGTACGTGCTGGCTGTGCAGGCGGCCACACTGCACCACCAGCACCACTACCAGCgggtgctgcccagcctgcatCAGTCCCTCTATggtctgcagcaggagatggtCCTCGTCCT AAAGGAGATCCTCAGCGAGtactgcagcatcagcagcctGGTCCAGGAGGATCTTTTGGCCATGCACCAGGAGATTGCCAGTGCCATCCAGGCCATCGACCCTGCCACTGAGTACAGCAGCTTCATCCAGAGCCACCA GTACGAATCTGAGATGCCACCAACTGTGTCCTTTGATGAGAGCCTGCTGGAGGACACAGAAAACCTGGTGCcgggggagctgcagctgaatgaGCTGACCCTTGAAAGTGTCCAGCACTG CCTGACCTCGGTTGAGGAGGAGTTGGTGGCCGCCACAGAGGCCGTGGGTATCAAGGAGCAGCAGATGCAGGAGCTGAAGGCAGAGATCCATGATGAGGAGCAGGGCCGGAGCCCCGGGGAGCG ggTGCACTTGTTGGGCAGGCGGCAGGGGCTGCATGAGGTGCGGCAGCAGCTCGAGGGCTGCCTGTGTGCCCAGGCCAAGCTGCAGGCACAGCGGGACCTGCTGGCCAGcaagctggcagagctgggcaccagggaccccctgcctgccctgcctctgccagagGATCGGCAGTCCGTGTCCTCCACG gagcaggagcgGAGCGGGGCCAGTGCGCTGGAGACCCTCAAGAACCACATCACGGGGATCTTCAGCCCAAAGTACTCG CTGCCACCCCCGGTGCCCCTAATCCCAGACGTGCAGAAGCCGCTGTGCCAGCAGGTCTGGTACCACGGGGCCATCCCACGTTCGGAGGTACAGGAGCTGCTGACCTGCAGCGGGGACTTTCTGGTGCGGGAGAGCCAGGGCAAGCAGGAGTATGTGCTCAGCGTGCTGTGGGACGGGCAGCCCCGGCACTTCATCATCCAGGCTGTCAGTGTGAGTGACCACGAGCAGGGGGGATGGCTGGGGTGGCCTTGCATGGGCAGGTGTGGGTTCCTGCCCATCGCTACCTCTTGGCCTCCCTCCTTGCAGAACATGTTTCGGCTGGAGGGTGACAGCTTCCCCACCATTCCGCTGCTcatccagcacctcctgcagagccagcagcccaTCACCCGCAAGAGTGGCATTGtcctggccagggctgtgcccaag GACAAATGGGTGCTTAACCACGAGGACGTGCTGCTGGGGGAACGCATTGGTCGG GGTAACTTTGGGGAAGTGTTCAGTGGACGCCTGCGTGCTGACAACTCCCCCGTTGCTGTGAAATCCTGCCGGGAAACCCTTCCACCTGAGCTCAAGGCCAAGTTCCTGCAGGAAGCTAG GATTCTCAAGCAGTACAGGCACCCAAACATTGTGCGTCTCATCGGCGTCTGCACTCAGAAACAGCCCATTTACATTGTCATGGAGCTGGTGCAGG GGGGGGACTTCCTGACCTTCCTGCGCAGCGAGGGTCCCCACCTCCGCGTGAAGGAGCTGGTCAAGATGACAGagaatgctgctgctggcatggagTACCTGGAGAGCAAGCACTGCATCCACAG GGACCTGGCTGCTCGCAACTGCCTGGTGACAGAGAGGAACACCCTGAAGATCAGTGATTTTGGGATGTCACGGGAAGAGGAGGATGGCATCTATGCCTCCACAGGGGGGATGAAGCAAATCCCTGTCAAGTGGACGGCTCCTGAAGCTCTCAATTATG CACTTGtcctgccccatgtccccaggccGATACAGCTCAGAGAGCGATGTCTGGAGCTTTGGGATCCTGCTGTGGGAAGCCTTCAGCCTGGGCGCCATCCCCTATGCCAACCTCAGCAACCAGCAGACGCGGGAGGCAGTAGAGCATG GTTTGCGGCTGGACCCTCCCGAGCAGTGCCCTGA
- the FES gene encoding tyrosine-protein kinase Fes/Fps isoform X6 produces MGFGPELWCPQGHSALLRLQDGELRLLELMKKWMSQRAKSDREYAGMLHHMFSQLEKQEGTWQLHGNHGGHIEKSWWVLVSRTETLSQTLRRHAEELAAGPLAKLSLLIRDKQQLRKAFSEQWQQLSQEYSRTTQQEMEKLKAQYRSLARDSAQAKRKYQEASKDKERDKAKEKYVRSLWKLHALHNQYVLAVQAATLHHQHHYQRVLPSLHQSLYGLQQEMVLVLKEILSEYCSISSLVQEDLLAMHQEIASAIQAIDPATEYSSFIQSHQYESEMPPTVSFDESLLEDTENLVPGELQLNELTLESVQHCLTSVEEELVAATEAVGIKEQQMQELKAEIHDEEQGRSPGERVHLLGRRQGLHEVRQQLEGCLCAQAKLQAQRDLLASKLAELGTRDPLPALPLPEDRQSVSSTEQERSGASALETLKNHITGIFSPKYSLPPPVPLIPDVQKPLCQQVWYHGAIPRSEVQELLTCSGDFLVRESQGKQEYVLSVLWDGQPRHFIIQAVSVSDHEQGGWLGWPCMGRCGFLPIATSWPPSLQNMFRLEGDSFPTIPLLIQHLLQSQQPITRKSGIVLARAVPKDKWVLNHEDVLLGERIGRGNFGEVFSGRLRADNSPVAVKSCRETLPPELKAKFLQEARILKQYRHPNIVRLIGVCTQKQPIYIVMELVQGGDFLTFLRSEGPHLRVKELVKMTENAAAGMEYLESKHCIHRDLAARNCLVTERNTLKISDFGMSREEEDGIYASTGGMKQIPVKWTAPEALNYGRYSSESDVWSFGILLWEAFSLGAIPYANLSNQQTREAVEHGLRLDPPEQCPEEVYQLMQRCWEYDPHKRPNFCTIHQDLIAIRKRQR; encoded by the exons ATGGGCTTTGGGCCGGAGCTGTGGTGCCCGCAGGGGCACAGTGCCCTGCTGCGGCTGCAGGATGGGGAGCTGCGCCTCCTGGAGCTGATGAAGAAGTGGATGTCACAGCGGGCCAAGAGCGACCGGGAGTATGCAGGGATGCTGCACCACATGttctcccagctggaaaagcaggagggcACTTGGCAGCTCCATGGCAACCATGGTGGTCACATTGAGAAG TCCTGGTGGGTGCTGGTGAGCCGGACAGAGACGCTGAGCCAGACCCTGCGGCGGCACGCAGAAGAGCTGGCAGCGGGGCcgctggccaagctgagcctgctcATCCGCGACAAGCAGCAGCTGCGCAAAGCCTTCAGcgagcagtggcagcagctcagccaggagtACAGCCGG ACGAcgcagcaggagatggagaagctgaaggcaCAGTACCGCAGCCTGGCCCGTGACAGCGCCCAGGCCAAGCGCAAGTACCAGGAGGCCAGCAAAG ACAAGGAGCGGGACAAGGCGAAGGAGAAGTATGTGCGCAGCCTCTGGAAGCTCCATGCCCTCCACAATCAGTACGTGCTGGCTGTGCAGGCGGCCACACTGCACCACCAGCACCACTACCAGCgggtgctgcccagcctgcatCAGTCCCTCTATggtctgcagcaggagatggtCCTCGTCCT AAAGGAGATCCTCAGCGAGtactgcagcatcagcagcctGGTCCAGGAGGATCTTTTGGCCATGCACCAGGAGATTGCCAGTGCCATCCAGGCCATCGACCCTGCCACTGAGTACAGCAGCTTCATCCAGAGCCACCA GTACGAATCTGAGATGCCACCAACTGTGTCCTTTGATGAGAGCCTGCTGGAGGACACAGAAAACCTGGTGCcgggggagctgcagctgaatgaGCTGACCCTTGAAAGTGTCCAGCACTG CCTGACCTCGGTTGAGGAGGAGTTGGTGGCCGCCACAGAGGCCGTGGGTATCAAGGAGCAGCAGATGCAGGAGCTGAAGGCAGAGATCCATGATGAGGAGCAGGGCCGGAGCCCCGGGGAGCG ggTGCACTTGTTGGGCAGGCGGCAGGGGCTGCATGAGGTGCGGCAGCAGCTCGAGGGCTGCCTGTGTGCCCAGGCCAAGCTGCAGGCACAGCGGGACCTGCTGGCCAGcaagctggcagagctgggcaccagggaccccctgcctgccctgcctctgccagagGATCGGCAGTCCGTGTCCTCCACG gagcaggagcgGAGCGGGGCCAGTGCGCTGGAGACCCTCAAGAACCACATCACGGGGATCTTCAGCCCAAAGTACTCG CTGCCACCCCCGGTGCCCCTAATCCCAGACGTGCAGAAGCCGCTGTGCCAGCAGGTCTGGTACCACGGGGCCATCCCACGTTCGGAGGTACAGGAGCTGCTGACCTGCAGCGGGGACTTTCTGGTGCGGGAGAGCCAGGGCAAGCAGGAGTATGTGCTCAGCGTGCTGTGGGACGGGCAGCCCCGGCACTTCATCATCCAGGCTGTCAGTGTGAGTGACCACGAGCAGGGGGGATGGCTGGGGTGGCCTTGCATGGGCAGGTGTGGGTTCCTGCCCATCGCTACCTCTTGGCCTCCCTCCTTGCAGAACATGTTTCGGCTGGAGGGTGACAGCTTCCCCACCATTCCGCTGCTcatccagcacctcctgcagagccagcagcccaTCACCCGCAAGAGTGGCATTGtcctggccagggctgtgcccaag GACAAATGGGTGCTTAACCACGAGGACGTGCTGCTGGGGGAACGCATTGGTCGG GGTAACTTTGGGGAAGTGTTCAGTGGACGCCTGCGTGCTGACAACTCCCCCGTTGCTGTGAAATCCTGCCGGGAAACCCTTCCACCTGAGCTCAAGGCCAAGTTCCTGCAGGAAGCTAG GATTCTCAAGCAGTACAGGCACCCAAACATTGTGCGTCTCATCGGCGTCTGCACTCAGAAACAGCCCATTTACATTGTCATGGAGCTGGTGCAGG GGGGGGACTTCCTGACCTTCCTGCGCAGCGAGGGTCCCCACCTCCGCGTGAAGGAGCTGGTCAAGATGACAGagaatgctgctgctggcatggagTACCTGGAGAGCAAGCACTGCATCCACAG GGACCTGGCTGCTCGCAACTGCCTGGTGACAGAGAGGAACACCCTGAAGATCAGTGATTTTGGGATGTCACGGGAAGAGGAGGATGGCATCTATGCCTCCACAGGGGGGATGAAGCAAATCCCTGTCAAGTGGACGGCTCCTGAAGCTCTCAATTATG gccGATACAGCTCAGAGAGCGATGTCTGGAGCTTTGGGATCCTGCTGTGGGAAGCCTTCAGCCTGGGCGCCATCCCCTATGCCAACCTCAGCAACCAGCAGACGCGGGAGGCAGTAGAGCATG GTTTGCGGCTGGACCCTCCCGAGCAGTGCCCTGAGGAGGTGTACCAGCTGATGCAGCGCTGCTGGGAGTATGACCCCCACAAGCGGCCCAACTTCTGCACCATCCACCAGGACCTCATTGCCATCCGCAAGAGACAGCGGTGA